The following are encoded together in the Novipirellula galeiformis genome:
- the flgK gene encoding flagellar hook-associated protein FlgK has translation MSLLGTIQQSKSAIDVAQIGLQVVGNNVANANTPGYIRQQLQQSSAVAVRDGGLIKGLGVRATGIVQVVDQAHFERMLGAKTAVAGAEALEKAYSQLEELSNDLDNSGLSQQFSLFNNAVHELSTQPGDASLREFVILQGETLTGNLRRAREQASDRLQAWDGELKDVASDINRLTTRIAKLNLDIATIEGGGLVHSDATGLRDQRYLALEELAQFVNVNVQEQESGAVSVFVGGDYIVNDGINRLVKSGYSEELDAQEIRIVETDSPLQVTGGQLAATAEARDGIFGDYIDNIDRMASALIRSVNEVHSQGQGRKGYQEVLSSVKGNANVPLANADLAWEPKNGTFDMSVVDSSGDVISTHRIKVRNLGQVTDSTMSSIVVDIDAIEGISASVTSDGRIEILSDSHTSSFTFGEDTSGFLAAAGINTFFVGRDATDINVSEALRLDSDLLAVSAGGIGEDTDVLASMLDLVDRPQDSLDGRSVRGIYEGTIAGVAQKISLQNSEADGLRDFYATLQSQHLAITGVNIDEESIKMITYQRAFQASSRVISTATEMLDILMNL, from the coding sequence ATGAGCCTTCTCGGCACAATCCAGCAATCTAAAAGTGCAATCGATGTTGCTCAAATCGGCCTCCAGGTCGTTGGGAACAACGTCGCTAATGCGAATACGCCTGGATATATTCGCCAGCAATTGCAGCAATCGTCTGCGGTGGCGGTACGTGACGGGGGCTTGATAAAGGGCCTTGGTGTTCGGGCAACGGGCATCGTTCAAGTGGTGGATCAAGCCCATTTTGAACGGATGCTTGGTGCCAAGACCGCCGTCGCGGGTGCCGAAGCTCTCGAAAAGGCCTACTCTCAACTCGAAGAACTTTCCAACGACCTGGACAACTCGGGTCTAAGCCAACAATTTTCGCTGTTTAACAATGCGGTCCATGAGCTTTCGACCCAGCCGGGGGATGCTTCGCTTCGCGAGTTCGTGATCCTGCAGGGTGAAACGCTGACGGGCAACCTTCGCCGCGCTCGAGAACAGGCCAGTGATCGTCTACAGGCTTGGGACGGCGAACTGAAGGATGTCGCCAGCGACATCAACCGCTTGACGACTCGGATCGCCAAATTGAATCTCGATATCGCGACGATCGAGGGCGGGGGGCTAGTCCACAGTGACGCCACCGGGCTACGCGACCAGCGTTACCTCGCACTCGAAGAGCTCGCCCAATTCGTTAACGTGAACGTTCAGGAGCAGGAAAGTGGTGCGGTGTCCGTCTTCGTGGGCGGCGACTACATCGTTAACGATGGGATCAACCGCTTGGTCAAAAGTGGTTACAGCGAGGAGCTCGATGCACAAGAGATTCGGATCGTTGAAACCGATTCGCCGCTGCAAGTGACCGGCGGACAACTCGCCGCAACCGCAGAAGCACGCGACGGCATCTTCGGCGACTATATCGACAATATCGATCGCATGGCCTCCGCTCTGATCCGCAGTGTCAACGAGGTCCATTCACAGGGGCAAGGCCGGAAAGGGTACCAGGAAGTTTTGTCGAGTGTGAAAGGCAATGCAAACGTTCCGCTCGCCAACGCCGACCTAGCGTGGGAACCCAAAAACGGTACGTTTGATATGAGCGTGGTCGATTCCAGCGGCGACGTGATCTCCACCCACCGCATCAAGGTGCGAAATCTGGGGCAAGTGACTGATTCGACGATGAGCTCGATCGTGGTGGACATCGATGCGATCGAAGGCATCTCAGCCAGTGTTACCAGTGACGGGCGTATCGAGATTCTATCCGACTCGCACACCTCGTCCTTTACGTTTGGCGAAGATACCAGTGGGTTTTTGGCGGCGGCGGGCATCAACACCTTCTTTGTCGGCCGCGACGCCACCGACATCAACGTCAGCGAGGCGTTGCGGCTTGACAGCGATCTGTTGGCCGTCAGCGCTGGGGGGATTGGCGAAGACACCGACGTGTTGGCGTCGATGCTCGATCTCGTCGATCGCCCGCAAGACTCGTTGGATGGCCGCTCGGTGCGCGGTATCTACGAAGGTACCATCGCTGGGGTAGCGCAAAAGATTAGTTTGCAGAACAGTGAGGCGGATGGGCTGCGGGATTTCTATGCCACCCTGCAATCACAACACCTGGCGATCACCGGGGTCAACATTGATGAAGAATCGATCAAGATGATCACCTATCAACGCGCATTCCAAGCGTCCTCTCGCGTCATTTCGACCGCGACCGAAATGCTCGATATCTTGATGAACTTGTAA
- a CDS encoding DUF1570 domain-containing protein, whose amino-acid sequence MLRADRQLIFTAVLFLAMAAGELIAFETIEFKAGTAPNEDAVTRTVTGELLVEAQDGGLLVLADDGRIWTIQPEQLIARTNTPGELVPIDDDEMNQRMMTEMPEGFSVYRTANYLIVHNTDENHARQVGGLFEQLYRSFFSYWKNQRWELTEPRFPLVALLLDDHDSFLKYAQVEIGESANSVIGYYHLSSNRMTTFNVPNWERNIATIIHEATHQLAYNCGLQRRFADNPMWVSEGLAMFFESPDRRNSKGWRGIGRVNQKNLRRWNLYLPNRPSESLATLIADDSRFRSPATAADAYGEGWALTYFLLKTQREDFVEYLKRLSEVKPLVELSKRERIEMFEDAFDTKLETLDKQFVAYMKRVR is encoded by the coding sequence ATGCTTCGAGCCGACAGACAACTTATCTTCACTGCTGTCCTTTTCTTGGCGATGGCAGCGGGCGAACTCATCGCCTTTGAAACGATCGAATTCAAGGCGGGTACCGCTCCAAACGAGGATGCAGTCACCAGGACCGTTACCGGCGAATTGCTGGTCGAAGCTCAAGATGGAGGGCTTCTCGTTCTTGCCGATGATGGTCGCATCTGGACCATTCAACCCGAGCAATTGATCGCGCGGACGAACACCCCGGGAGAGCTTGTTCCGATCGATGACGACGAGATGAACCAGCGAATGATGACGGAGATGCCCGAGGGTTTCTCGGTTTATCGCACCGCAAATTATCTGATTGTTCACAACACCGATGAGAACCATGCTCGTCAGGTGGGTGGTTTATTCGAGCAGTTGTATCGCAGTTTCTTTTCCTATTGGAAGAACCAGCGTTGGGAGTTAACCGAACCGCGTTTCCCCTTAGTCGCATTGCTGTTGGATGATCACGATTCGTTCCTCAAGTACGCCCAGGTCGAGATTGGCGAATCAGCGAATTCGGTGATCGGCTACTACCATCTTTCGAGCAATCGGATGACGACGTTCAACGTGCCCAATTGGGAGCGTAACATCGCCACGATCATTCATGAAGCCACCCATCAACTCGCTTACAATTGTGGACTGCAACGGCGATTCGCCGACAACCCGATGTGGGTCAGCGAAGGTTTGGCGATGTTCTTCGAGTCTCCCGACCGCAGGAACAGCAAAGGTTGGCGAGGGATTGGGCGGGTGAATCAGAAAAATCTGCGTCGCTGGAATCTCTATTTGCCCAACCGTCCCAGTGAATCGTTGGCAACGTTGATCGCGGATGACTCGCGATTCCGCAGCCCTGCAACGGCGGCAGATGCTTACGGCGAAGGTTGGGCGTTGACCTATTTCCTACTCAAGACGCAGCGTGAAGACTTTGTCGAGTATCTGAAACGACTCAGCGAGGTCAAGCCGCTTGTGGAACTCAGTAAACGTGAGCGAATTGAGATGTTTGAGGATGCGTTCGACACCAAACTCGAAACTCTGGACAAACAATTTGTCGCTTACATGAAACGCGTTCGTTAA
- a CDS encoding alpha/beta hydrolase family protein, which produces MLIRTFLLFSIAVLAHVSTCMGEEKRSPAATPPAKLNLDTQAGDDLVAEYFRAQTAEIAAQTFADITTLEDWTRRREVYRGQLFDMLGLAPLPERTPLSPVVTGTATADDVVVEKIHFQSMPGLYVTANLYRPAKQDGPLPAILYVCGHGVVKKDGISYGNKTYYQHHGAWFARNGYVCLSVDTIQLGEIEGIHHGTYSKGQWWWNNRGYTPAGVEAWNCIRSLDYLQSRSEVDPERLGVTGRSGGGATSWWIAALDERIKAAVPVAGITSLQNHIVDGCVEGHCDCMYMVNTFRWDYAKVAALVAPRPLLISNTDDDRIFPLEGVVDVHSKVRDIYRLYGQGKNLGLHITQGPHTDTQELRIHAFRWMNRFLRNDSSLIEHPAKPLFSVEELKVFASLPTDERVTNIHESFVPKFESKHERANREEMLAQREQWMHSLRSHTFGSWPTENVEGLDVKVQAEAEVDSLKISAIDFTSQSPYRLTMLAVVPKAADSTKPLNVVVLDQAGWERVAPGLAVGLPNSFVGVTPDRQQWEALTTELADSPTVYIVPRGVGPTEWTRDAKERTHIRRRFMLLGQTAATTQIYDVVRGLQAIETLAPFTERSIELRAQGEEASAWALYASLFHEPIVRIALTDLPLRNRNAPDLLNVSKFVEMPQLVLMAAERVEELQLLGSESPWRNEFPDPKGEKLKIAFPDAASN; this is translated from the coding sequence ATGCTGATACGCACGTTCCTCTTGTTTTCCATCGCCGTTCTGGCTCACGTCTCGACCTGTATGGGCGAAGAGAAGCGAAGTCCGGCCGCAACACCGCCCGCGAAGTTGAACCTCGATACGCAGGCTGGCGATGATCTAGTCGCCGAGTACTTTCGAGCTCAAACCGCGGAAATTGCTGCACAGACGTTCGCCGACATCACAACGCTTGAGGATTGGACCCGTCGCCGCGAAGTCTACCGAGGCCAGCTTTTTGACATGCTAGGACTCGCACCGTTGCCCGAGCGCACTCCGCTTTCCCCGGTGGTTACGGGAACGGCGACCGCGGACGATGTGGTGGTGGAAAAGATTCATTTCCAATCGATGCCAGGGCTCTATGTGACGGCAAATCTCTATCGCCCCGCAAAACAAGACGGCCCGCTTCCGGCAATCCTGTATGTCTGTGGCCATGGTGTGGTAAAGAAGGACGGGATTAGTTACGGAAACAAAACTTACTATCAACACCACGGTGCATGGTTCGCCCGCAACGGTTACGTGTGTTTGAGCGTCGATACGATTCAATTAGGGGAAATCGAAGGCATTCATCACGGCACCTATAGTAAAGGTCAATGGTGGTGGAACAATCGCGGTTACACGCCTGCGGGCGTCGAAGCATGGAATTGCATCCGTTCACTCGACTACTTGCAATCACGCAGCGAAGTGGATCCAGAACGTCTTGGAGTCACCGGTCGCAGTGGCGGTGGTGCCACCTCGTGGTGGATCGCGGCGTTGGATGAACGGATCAAAGCGGCCGTGCCGGTTGCCGGCATCACGTCGCTACAAAACCATATCGTGGACGGCTGTGTCGAAGGGCATTGCGATTGCATGTACATGGTCAACACGTTCCGCTGGGACTATGCCAAAGTCGCCGCTCTTGTTGCTCCGCGACCGCTGTTAATTTCCAATACCGATGATGATCGGATCTTTCCTTTGGAAGGGGTCGTGGACGTGCATTCAAAGGTGCGTGACATCTACCGGTTGTACGGGCAAGGAAAGAATCTCGGACTGCACATTACCCAAGGGCCGCACACCGACACACAAGAGTTGCGCATTCACGCGTTTCGTTGGATGAATCGTTTTTTGCGAAACGACTCATCCTTAATTGAACATCCCGCCAAGCCACTCTTTTCGGTCGAGGAATTGAAAGTCTTTGCATCGCTGCCCACCGATGAACGTGTTACCAACATCCATGAATCATTCGTTCCTAAATTCGAGTCCAAGCACGAACGTGCCAACCGCGAGGAAATGTTAGCTCAACGGGAACAATGGATGCACTCGCTACGGAGTCACACGTTTGGAAGTTGGCCTACGGAAAACGTCGAAGGGCTCGACGTGAAAGTCCAAGCGGAAGCGGAAGTGGACTCGCTAAAGATCTCGGCGATCGACTTCACCTCTCAATCACCCTATCGTTTAACCATGCTGGCTGTCGTCCCGAAGGCTGCCGATAGCACCAAGCCGCTCAATGTCGTCGTCCTTGACCAAGCCGGCTGGGAACGCGTGGCACCAGGATTAGCGGTCGGTTTGCCCAATTCGTTCGTCGGGGTGACGCCAGACCGCCAACAATGGGAAGCGTTAACAACGGAGTTGGCCGATTCGCCGACCGTGTACATTGTCCCGCGTGGCGTCGGCCCCACCGAATGGACACGTGACGCCAAGGAACGCACCCATATTCGCCGCAGGTTCATGTTGCTTGGACAAACCGCTGCGACCACGCAAATTTACGACGTCGTTCGTGGCTTGCAAGCCATCGAAACATTAGCCCCTTTCACCGAGCGATCCATTGAACTTCGGGCCCAGGGGGAGGAAGCATCCGCGTGGGCGCTCTACGCATCCCTCTTCCACGAACCGATCGTGCGAATCGCCTTGACCGATCTGCCGTTACGAAACCGCAATGCCCCCGACTTGTTAAACGTCAGCAAGTTTGTCGAGATGCCACAACTCGTCTTGATGGCAGCGGAACGTGTCGAAGAATTGCAATTGTTGGGAAGCGAATCGCCATGGCGGAATGAATTTCCAGACCCCAAGGGCGAAAAGTTGAAAATCGCGTTTCCGGACGCAGCTTCAAATTAG